The region TTCTTATTGGTAAAGGGGATGgctgtgattttgttttaacaTCTACAGATCATATGATCATTCAGGTggaatatatatgtaaataggCCTACGCACTGTGAGGAACTTGAAGCCAAGAGTGGAAATTATCCCAGCCATGACGCCGATCACCATGGCTCCAAAAGGCCCAATGTTCATATCAGCGCATGTTCCCACTGCAACGCCACCCGCTAGCGTTGCGTTCTGAATGTGCACCTGCAAAGCAAAAAGGTGATCTCATTAGACTGGGCCTATGATGTACCGGCCAACAAATATTGATCTCTCCTCCTCAATGGTACATGCAGATGGGACACAGAAGAGCCACACAAGCAGGTTATCATGATTATTTGATGTTTATGGCTTCTCTCACCATGTCCAGTCTGCCCTTCTCTTCCACCAAGCTGGAAGTGGCATAAGCAGCCAGGACGCAGGCAGCCAATGAGAAGTAGGTGTTAGTGATGGCTATCAGCTGTTGCTCTGGTGTTCCAGCTATAGCAGAGTTGAAACTTGGCCAGAACATCCACAGGAAGACGGTACCTGCCAAGACCAAGCAATCACGGTCAAACGTATGTTTGTGGACCCTACCATattcatataatatatatgaaaGGACTAATCTCCTCCATTTAAATAGAGGTTTCTACATTTTCATAATACAAAATGCTTGAAGTCACTGTAAGTGTCCAGCATTTACATGTTTCTACTTGTAAATTTGGGGACATATATGTCTTCTGCATGTATAAAATGTTAGTCTATGATCAGGCTTAGATTGCATGCTTAATGTGATATATAGGCATGttcaaaagagaaaaattaGGTATTTTAGTGCTTCAGTTTGTGATgagttttgaaatgtttttagtaATGTAGACCTACACTACTGAATACATTTAGGATGGGTATTCGGTATTTGGAGATTGATACATTTCCAGAAGTAGTCTGCTCAACCTTGTTCATGACTGTCACCATATAGCCGTATGATATCATGTGGAGGTTGTGAACTTGCCAATCATTGCGAACAAATCGGAGTGGTAGACAGATCCATCATTTTCATGGCCGTTGCGGAGACCAGGGCGGTAAAGCATTCTGGCTACAGCCAGACCAAAGTAAGCCCCAAACGCATGGATAGTCATGGAAGCACCAACATCAGAAGCCTGCATACAGAGCAAAGTGTCAATGTTACTGTCATTTACTACTCTTAATACACAAAGTATTTTACATTGGCACTCACTTAAGGAGTAACCTTTGACAGAGCACTTGGGGACATCCAGCCAGTGCACATGAGCTCCAGCCCCTAGTACACCTGAACCAAGTAAGTAAGAGATATAGGCCACTGATTATTTGACTCATGTGCATTATgaatggaacagaacaaaaccatGGACTCCTCATGTGTGGATGTTATATCCAATTATTTCCTCTGCCAATTCAATCCAGTATTTgtaaaaattataatataaagGAATAAGTATAAAGGAACTTTATtaatatagcgctttttacaaaaagcacacaaagttgtcacaaagcagctttacaaatgtcagagtccaagctaACCAGGTAATCCAAAATCCTGGAGGGACTTTTATTCTACCCATCTGCtaggtgagtgtatgagaggaTGTGTGAATGAGCTGCAGCATGCACCCCCAGTATTTCCACCACCACATGCTCATTGAGGGAGAAGATGGTGATCTCCAGCAAGGCCATGATGAGGAGCTGCACTGGACTCGTTTTGCCAAGCACAGCACCAAATGAGATCAGCACTGTCGCTGTGCTGAAGTCTGCGTTGATCATTCTACAGaaaaagagggacagagatgaGACTTTAGCCAATCCAGCAGATGGGAGACATCTTTGAATTCACTAAAACAACCCTTGTAAGCTCATGAAGGCATTGATTACCTGATAATTGAAGTCCTGAGCTAATGCACTGTTTTAATAACTGATAAGGTCAGTTTAAACTGGGTatgttaaagcaaaaaaaaaaacaaaacaaaaaaccctcacTGAACTATGCATTGCGGGTTACTACGAAGGGGTATACCACAAACATCAGTCTTTGCTTAGCAAGGTAATTTAGGGTTTAGATGTACATTTCTAGGTATATCATAACTGATGATATTTCTCACTGCTTGGTTAGTGAGTGGCTTGTGTACGACTGATGGTCAAGCAGGTGGAACACAATGACCTGGACAGACTTCATCTGGTTTGCTCCAGACCAGTGATGTTACTGCAGATTTGACTGCAGAGATCAAAATTCACATGCATGGCAGACTCATCTTTCCCTAAGATGTTTTATGGCCTTGACGGAATGGGACAGAGAAAATCTGATGCTCTTGTCCATCACACCCCGCTCAGCTGGCAAAGTCCGCCCCTTGTGTGGTTCTCTGATCGTGTCACCATTCTTTAAACAGCTAGAAGTTTGGTTTATACCTTTCTGCACCTCCTCACTACACtttggtacttttttttttgcttctgttgtgtctCATACCTATATCTTTCTATCATCCTATCATTTCTATCAGCACCAACACTACTGCTGCAAGGGTGCTGTTTGTTCAGCACAGAGTAACCCATGTCCaccatttgtacatttttcaaGTGAAGAATGTAGATTAGTGTTTCACAGTGACACAAGTAGCCCATTTTAGTTATTCTTGCCCTCATCCATAGACCACACAGTCTATGGTctgaatacaaatgaataattatACATTTGGCTAACTGATgtgctgtttgtatgtttataatGGATATGTTCGAGCAaagcaaacactgaaatgtttatgGCACAGTAAACTTAGAATTAGTGTTAGGCAACCGTCATGAAGTGAGTAAGTAAGTACATAAGTTAGACACATATCTAGatagactgacagacagacagataagaCTTTTACCTATATATGGAAACTTTGATCTTTCCATTAGACATATGCCAGAGATTCTGCATGAGTAGGCCCCACTGCAGGCCAAAGGCAGCCAGCAGCAGGTTAATTCCCACACTGCTGAAGCCGTAGCGCTTCAGGAAGGTCATAAGGAAGCCAAAGCCAATGAAGATCATCACATGAACGTCCTGAAACACTTAAAGCATGAACATTCAGGTGATTAAACACTTCAAGACTAAGCGCCTGATATGCAGATAAATAGAAATGAATAGAAAGCATATAAAACCTGAACAGACAACAGATTAAACACTTAAATATTAAACACCAGAAACACCATGAAcacaaatgaaacaacaaatgATACACAAAGTTTTAACACTTGTAGCACTTAAAGCATGAAGAGAGAGCAGATTGATGAGTTTCCCAGACTCAGGATAAGCCTGTgatttgataaaaaaaataacggGCAATGGTGATTAACTATTGGCAGTGTAATTTATCCCAAGACTAGGCTTAATCTACGTTCAGGAAATTGCCCTGAAGGATTAAATCTCGCATAGAGAGCAGGTTGATCATTTCTGGTAACAGAGAACTGCCACCATACTCATGATGTGATCTTTGTAGGTGACAAATCAATATATACTCACTTAGACTTATTACAGAGAAAGTGACTCAGTTTGTGAATGGGTCTGCAGGACATGTCTGTCCTTCATCACCGTTTTATCAACTTCTCATTAGTACCTGCTTCATTATCACTGAAGGGTTATCTCACCAAGTCCATTAAGGACTTCACAAAGCATTCACAAAATATGAAACTTTATGTTTTCCTGACAGACTATCAAGTTTTGTGCACTCAGCCATTTTCTGTGTTAATATATTAATCTTATATGCATTTATTGCTTAGAACATACATAAATCTGGGCAGAAGGGATTTGCTAGAGAATGTACAGAGatgctcttctcttctctttggtAGTGGTGGAAATGGGGAGCTTTGGATTTACTACAGGTTACTAAATTTTCAACAAAGCTCTTTGGATCACAGGATACGCACTCAGTCCTGGATCTGGTAATAATCATGTCTTATTGCAAAAGTGGTTTTGAGGACCTCATTTCCCCTTCCCGGGAGAGTAACTTTAGACAATGAAGTGTGCGGATCTGTGAGGTGTGGCATCATGCACTGGAGGCAAGGGACACGTTCCCGGTTTCCTCAGAAAGCTTCCCAACTTTTCTACTTGTTGGTggaaaaataaggaaaacaaTATGTGGCTGCCTACTGGAGGCTTGCTGTatgctatatatttataaaaccCCACATCTGGTAATTGTGTTAAGGAGCACCTCCTTAGAACAATCGGGTCCTTCTCCACCCAGCTACGACAGCACTGAGGAGGTCATGGTGTGGCTCGCCAAGGCACTCTCCGAGTGGAGCTACTGGCAATGGCGCAGACTTGATATGTTACTCAAGTCCTTTCTCTCATCTAAATTTTGAGCTGGGCCTTTTTTCAGCATCAGTGTCAAACTAACCTTGGTGAAGACCAAATGAATGTATTGCTATTCCTAAAGTAACGCAAGTGGTGGTAgcgcagtggttaaggtacttgacttgtaattgcatggttgctggtttaagccccaccactgccaagttgctgctgttggtcacctgagcaaggcccctaaccctcaattgctcaagttgtactcagtcatagttgtaagttgctttggttaaaagtgtcagctaagtgtAATAACTTAGATATTGGCTTTGCTGGAATTTCTATAGGAAAATTGATAATCACACCTTCTTTTTAGATGTGGATGCATATGGTTCTCCTGCTTCTTTCCTTATAAACATGCTTTACTTCTGAATATTACTCTTAGAAAAACCCAATTCATGTGAAAACTGAACACACGTTTTTACTATACAACCAACAAACCTTCTAGTATAAACAtcattgtgttgttttaatgaCAATGTTTGCTGTTCCCAGatttactccactgctgcacatATATTTCATGGACCAAGTCTGGAATAGCATCTCTGCTGAGGGATGAGGTGTAATTAAATCAAGATAGAGGCACAGActaaacaggaaaaacacagcTTCAAAACAAATGCACTAAGATTAAAATGCTGAAATTCCATTCTTATCACAAATATGTTATGCAAAAAAAAGTATCATTTTAAGATAGCCCTGCCCTGAAAAATCTTCTAGGTACTATATACTGGCTGGTCAGTAGCGATGCCCATTtatgcaaacaaataattagttttattattataaatctTTGGTGGTTGTAGTTGAATGAAGACATAAATGTATCACAATAAAAATGGGGGTGGAAGGTAGAATTCAAAGGTTGCTGGTTCTGTTACTGGGTAAAGTGCTAAGGAATGTTGCCTTGGTCCTATGTTACCATGGTTAGCCATGGTACCTGTTAACACTTTTAAACTGACCTGTTATTTTATGTTACCCATAGTATCTATTAACACTTATAAACTGACCTGTTATTTTATGTTACCCATAGTACCTATTAACACTTATAAACTGACCTGTTCTTTTTTGTCCACTGGTTAAAATGGAATtttataaaagcatttttactTCTGATgtgatttttccttttcagcCAGATGAAAGGTTATCACCTGTTTGCTCCCAGTCCTTGTCTGTGATATATTTTAAGTGATCCCACTATTTCATCatttgtgtgtgatagtgtacTGTCTGATTGGCTAGGAAAAGAGCTTCACAGAACCAGTAAGACTTATTGCTCTCACTAAAGGTGTCGTGTTATTTGTTTTGAGCACTTAATTCTCCATGGTTGGCTATCACTAAACAAACAATTGTTCTTTAACCCATGCAAGGTTtttagggttgtttttttttggatcaCTTTCATGCATATAACAGCTCTTGATAAAAATCTTCAAGGCTTGTTGCCAAATGGGAGGAAggctttcttttttctccctgtGAATCTACAGAGTAAATCAATTACTTTCTATCAGCACTAATTTGGCACTTGATGACAAAGcttatccgtgtgtgtgtatgttttcaaaTCTGCATTCTTCTCcttttattatttctttgaaGTTCTAATCGCTAAGGTCTGGAATGTTCTGTATGGTTCCCACTCAAAAAGAGTCGTACAGTTTTCCCAGATCAGTGAAACATCTGGCCTTTTCGCCCCacttattgtttcattttttcatcttttttccattttacaatttacaaatacaaataggTCACCAACTAATTAATTCATACagaaaaatctttacattttttataaagCAAAAGGGCAAAGTGTCCTCCAGATACAATGAGAGTTAGAACTAATgagaaaatagtttttttcttcACCATAATAACAAAATACTTTATGTTACAAGGAAGATACTTCTACAATTAAGTGAACTTAAGTTTTGACTTCTCTCTTACTGTGGTTTACCTTTGCTTAGAACATGACCATATATTTTCCTAAAGAACGATatgaacacacattttcacactgaAGTTCTTAAAGATGAAACTATTCTTCAAGGGTAAAGTCTTGCTGCATTGCACAAAACTCCACTTCTGACCTCAGATGCCATGTGAAAGCTAATCTCCTGTGCTCAGGCCCACCCCACCCTTACAGGGGCTGTTTCCCCAATGAGCAGCTATTAGTGTGTGATGAAGATAAAGAAGAAACTGTCATCTACAAATtgatataaaacacacacatttaccccAAAACAGGCAAATTCTGCAATTCTGTTTAATCTTTTAGTGAAAGGTGGGCAGACTGAATgactaaattattaaattatttgtgtttaaacattttcttaatttgtttttaagcaaCTTTGGGTGGTTATCAGACACTTGCCCtatctcttactctctctctttttctctctcttcctatctctatatctctcttttTAATTTCTAACCCTTCTGTTTTTTCAAAGGAGAGAACTATTAACATCTGCTACTTTCTCTCAAGTGCATTTGAAAGACTTGAAAGAACTgctaaatgaacacacacacgcaactaACGATTATGTTAACCACGATATCCATCTGAGAGCTGCCATAGTGGCTCAGCTGGGAATGATCAACTTTAAATTGCTGCAATGGTCCATACTGAGACAAAGTAAATGGGACTACATTGCTAAAATAACAGAATCATAGGACTAAAGCAAACAGGGATACTGTACTAAAACAAAAGGATTATTTTACTAAAGAGCATAGGATAACTGTACTAAAACAAACCGGGTTACAGCATAGTTATAGCATAGCACACAGAATACACTACCAAAGCATGAAGTATTACAGTAGTTAAACTAATTAaattttcaattttaaatgGCTTGCTCAAAACCATGAAATTGATTGGGGAACAATGTCAATTATTAGGCAACTGCAATACATGAGTACACGAAATAATAattaagagaagaaaaataactatataaatatatagtcaaaacacacacacacacacacacacacacacatacacacacacacacacacacacacaaaacatgaatgTCATTTCAAACGATTtacaaaaaacatgtaaaaatgtgcttttttgaCTGATGTCCCAGAGCATGCATGTATCTTCTGCCTTACATCTATAAAATAACAATAGTGATTGATGATATAATAAAATACACTTTCTGACATAGAAGCTGATTTACAGATACTTACTAGGATAGAGGGCCAGGGGATGTTCACCATGGCTTCCTGAAGTGTGGTTGTCACTGTGATCTGATTTGCCATCATCatacaccacaaaaacactATAAAGAACAATGATGAGAGCCTGCAAAATCAAGGCCAGAACTGGAAATTTCATCCTCATGTTGGTGGCATACAGTGGCATGTTTGACACTAGCTTCTCCTTCCTgtcacacactgactcactatCTCTTGTGTGCCTGCTGCGAGAAGGAGCAGAGACTGCTTCTGGTTTTAAGTTGGTTATGGGTCTGAGGATGACCAATGACAGGAGAGGGAGATGTCCCCATGGccacaccccccgcccccccgccccaccaaCCGCTGCTCATGAGAAAGAGCTTCCACTTCCCTCCTGTTTACGTTTTTTCTAGAAAAATGGGAAGGAGGCGGGCGGTCCAAAATGCACTGCACAGGACAGAACTTTAAAGCATTAAGATCACTTCTTTATCTGAGCCCCACATGCAATGCAGATGACCCTACAGCAGATACTCCCTCCTCCAGTATGCTAATTTTATTAACATTCTAGACCACCTTTACAAGCTACATTTACCATACTAAAGTAGTGTTTTTCAAAGTCACACAGCTATTTCTTAGCAATAAAGCAGGCTCCAAAATTATTAAAAGACACTGATAAAAGTCACTATTAAAAGTCACTGATAAATGGTTTAAAATCCACTCATTATATATGGTCCCAATTATGTTCCTAAAAACAATTTACGCTTCATACAAAGTGCTACTCAAACGATGCTTTAAAATAGAAGAAAGGATTAAGAAGCGCCTCCTACAAATTTCAGTACTATGTAGTTTAAGCAGGAGTTTCATGTGTCAGCCACACTGTTAGCCACATTACACACTGTCATTCATGCTAAGCCATACTGCATGCAGAGCCATACAGCAATCACTGCCAACAACACTGCAAACTCTCAGCCACACTGCATACGCTCAGCCATTCTGGTAATTGTCAGACACACTATACATTCTCagtcacactgcacacactgtcaagtagttaaggtacttgacttgtaatcagaaggttgcaagttcaagccctgccactgttgggctcttgagcaaggcccttaaccctcaattgctcaagttgtactcagtcataattgtaaattgcttcagataaaagtgtcagctaaattccataaatgtatgCTGCACACTGTCAGTCAAACTGTATGCAATCAGCCACACTGTCAATCATTCTGTACATGGTCAGCCACAATGCACACACTGTCAGCCCCACTGCACACTTGGTCATACTGTACACTGTCAGCCACACTGCACTGGATGACAGAAAGTCACACTAAACTCTCTCCTAGATTATTTTATACATATCCTGACTATCATTCAACATCCTTTAAATTTAAAGTCAAGGTTGTAGAGGTTCTCTGCTCTGCCCTTTTTACCCTGTCAGTATAGTCTGACTATACTAATTCATAGAGTTCACTTAAGTCACATCTATAAATGCACTCGCCTCAAATATTCAGAAGAGTGGATACATGTATTCAGAGGGGTAATTTGCCAGGATGTTGGACATACACTCTCAGCCCCACTCAAATCTGTTTGTAACaaatctgcttttttaaaatatgggtGCTGTTTGGACAAATAATAACATAAAAGCTGAGAATATGAAATGGATATAAATGGTATGCACTGTGATATCAGCTTGTCTTACTTTGGCTCGCTCTCTCCAGTACCTTTACAGTGTGTAGCTCTCAGAGCAATATTCATACCTGCCCTATTCATGACATGGAATGCTGCTTCTATATGTATGCTGTGCCTATTCTGCTTTCCATCAAACGTGGCCTCTACATTTACACACTTCCCACTAAAGCACTGTTAGCAGTAGTCCAGGGAGGATGTTCAGTTCAGGGGTCAGAACCGTATGAAAACATATCAAATTTAAATACAGTTGTTGCGGGTTCTTTCTTCTGCGTAACACGTTACCTAAATGAATATGACATAGTGTCATTAGCTTTTGATAATGGTGTCTGCGTTGTGTTCATGTTACCATAAGTAGTGTTTAGATTGAATGACCTGTAATTGTAGAGCAGTCAGAACAAGAAAGGTGAGCAGAATGTCTTACGTGGAGGATGGAAAGCCTCAGTGAGAAGTCTTTAAGTAGCTAGCTAAAGGAAAAGGAACAAAACTAGCTCAGGAAAAACAAGAGTAAATGCAAAGTTATTTTGaagagtttctttttttgggcTGATGGAGTAGCAGAAGATGTTTTCTTTGCTCTAAAGAGAGATCATTAACATACATCATAAAGTTTAAATTGTCATCAACCTTTTGTAGATTGCAAGCTAATTCATTTGGCCAAGGTGGTGTAATGACCAGTAGAGCAGACAGTCTGGATGGTctgggtaaaaaaaagaaaaaaaaaaaaaaaaaaaaaaaaaaaaaaaaaaagaagcttttatACTGTTATCAAAATGTTGAGATTGCATTAGTGAGcacaaattatattttaattaaaataaataccacACAAACTGATGAAATATTAttcagaaaaacatgaaaatcgATTTATGATTTATGCAAACAGGTCACCGGGAAGTGATGAAGGAGGGAGAGCGCAGACATCACACTGGATACTGTAATGACAACGAACTCTCTGGCCAACTAATGTATATGCCAATCATAACATCCAAGCCTAAAGGACTGAGGGACCGCTTTTCCTAGTAGTGAAGCAAATGCTTTAAAGATAAGAACTTGCACACAATCAGATGAGCGATAGCTATAATATTTTTTGAAGAAACATTGCCTATTCCACCTAGAGGATGATGGAAGCTTAGAGGAAAATGAAAGTTCCTAACATTTCCAATGGTGCTAAAAGTCAATCAGACTATCATAACTGCATGCCAGTGATATAAGTGACATGAGTTCATCTCCTAACCGCAGTTTACCCAATAAAccattaaaacaacaataaataatatcagTCAAACTCTGGATCAATAATCACAATGTTGAAATCTGTTTGGAGCaaacagtgtaaacattttccacagaaacaaacacactgactgcACCTTAAAAATATAAACGAAATCCTAATGGTGAGATAaagtgtttttgtctttaaatccGCTGGATGGATTTGTCCAGAGTGTGATCCCTAACGTCACGTCATGGCTGCTAATGTCTTCTGTAATTAAGCTGATTGTTAGTGGCCAGAAAACCTCAGCGGCTCAGACTACAGTTGGGTATGCTCCTGCCTCTCGTGTCTCCAGGGCTGCAGGGACTCCACCCCAGCACCCTGTTCTGCTTCCCCTAGGGTGTGTCTATAAATCACAAAATGTTCCCACTGTTTCCCACTAAAATAAATGCCTTTAACACAACTGTTAACACACCCAGGCGGAAGATAACACTAAGGATTACAGTTGCCAACATTGTAGAGAACCGGTTTCTCTTAAAACCAGGAGAAATATTTTCACACGTACGCACACCTCAGACTGTTTAGTCCTGGGTTCTCCAACATTTGCTTCGGTTTGAGTACTGAGTATTGTTCCTTTTCTTTGAGGGGCCTTTTGATGTCATTTGTCATGATGTTTTTTCACTACTTTGTCTTTTGAAATTGTTGCTCCATTAGAACTGGATGAATGAGCGATTAAATGATTTTGGCCAATATGTTGATGGTGCAATTCACATATCTTAGCAACAAGACACTTAACCAAATGTTCCTGTTTACATTTGAAGACAATTAGGGTGTTCAAACAATAGAGTGGAACCATTTTACATGTGCCACTATTATTCCAGTGGGAAGAATTAGACGCATTTACAGGCACCTGTCCAAATGGATCTACAGAACTACAGCAGAGAGCAAAATGCGAGCAAGCCTGATTGAAACAGCAAGCCTGATTGGAAGAATTTAAGCCTCATTTAAAGTGTTGGTGAAGTTGTGTGATTGTAATGAAATcagtgaaatcacacacacacacacacacacacacacacacacacacacaaataaaaaattggTTTTACACTCAAGCTTAAAGGGCTTAAAATGACACTGAGTGCTTTTTAAAGGGGCATTTAGAACAACGTGTTTACATTGTATTGCAGTATTCAAAAGCACATAACATGAATAAGATTTCCACATGTCTGT is a window of Electrophorus electricus isolate fEleEle1 chromosome 3, fEleEle1.pri, whole genome shotgun sequence DNA encoding:
- the rhag gene encoding ammonium transporter Rh type A: MPLYATNMRMKFPVLALILQALIIVLYSVFVVYDDGKSDHSDNHTSGSHGEHPLALYPMFQDVHVMIFIGFGFLMTFLKRYGFSSVGINLLLAAFGLQWGLLMQNLWHMSNGKIKVSIYRMINADFSTATVLISFGAVLGKTSPVQLLIMALLEITIFSLNEHVVVEILGASDVGASMTIHAFGAYFGLAVARMLYRPGLRNGHENDGSVYHSDLFAMIGTVFLWMFWPSFNSAIAGTPEQQLIAITNTYFSLAACVLAAYATSSLVEEKGRLDMVHIQNATLAGGVAVGTCADMNIGPFGAMVIGVMAGIISTLGFKFLTPKFASKLGIQDTCGVHNLHGMPGLLGGMAGIIATALHKKENAFPQKQAAALASSIGFALVGGAITGLVMKIPFWGQPPDQNCFDDSVYWEVPEEDEENGESMTHADHSKSKTEA